From Pseudopipra pipra isolate bDixPip1 chromosome 9, bDixPip1.hap1, whole genome shotgun sequence, a single genomic window includes:
- the LOC135418978 gene encoding DEP domain-containing protein 1A isoform X4 codes for MAGPGPGPGPGPGPGPGPGPGPGPGPGPYRATRLWNEITKYFRAGMPLRKHRQHFRKHGSCFTASEAVDWLHEVLRNNSNFGPEVTRQQTVQLLRKFLKNHVIEDIKGRWGAENLEDNGALYRFPSTSPVKPLPSPPRENLENFPTDKEKLFKLPHLSKRTLKKHELLQSLENLEKTKPDVIKENKEDTLQRKEISQQYVQETWRNIILIHLQTILGLPSLEEVLQPAQVVPEHVMYNMSNTSKHGVVILQNKSEDLPHWVLSAMKCLAYWPRNNDMSQATYSGFERDVFRTVADYFLSLPEPLLTFEYYELFVNILVMCGYITIPDLCSGKRSVQDEKCDPQPSKTLHLNSFKSTECLLLSLIHKEPDKKKKDEASRRFSSEELTVQNQHTKKGQQYKLRHQQDLLQPHLERIAVEALQICCLLLPPPNRRRLQLLMRMITRISGNVDMPRLHNAMGNRSLLIQTFSRCVLRCAEEVDLDELLSTRLVSFLMDHQQEIFQVPTHLQVAVRDHLEYARVAQCKCPKEEICAILPTYSYCKQITPQEFEEQKVSTSQAAVTELLENIIKDKNLSVKDKKKKLKQFQREYPQIYQNRFPTTESEAMLLENKPTIKQPMLSLRKPRFRSLRVEHPAGGYKKLFETVEELSSPVTTHVTGRIPTWLRGSLLRCGPGLFEVGSEPYYHLFDGQALLHKFDFKEGHVTYHRRFIRTDCYVRAMTEKRIVITEFGTYAYPDPCKNIFSRFFSYFKGVEVTDNALVNVYPVGEDYYACTETNFITRINPDTLETIKQVDLCKYVSINGVTAHPHIENDGTVYNIGNCFGKNFALAYNIIRIPPLQADKEDPINKSQVVVQFPCSDRFKPSYVHSFGLTPNYIVFVETPVKINLLKFLSSWSLWGANYMDCFESNETMGVWIHVAEKKKGRLLNLKYRTSAFNLFHHINTYEDNGFLIVDLCTWKGFEFIYNYLYLVNLRANWDEVKRHAEKAPQPEARRYVLPLNIDKADTGKNLVTLPYTTATATLHSDETIWLEPEVIFSGPRHGTNETPNPNSTSTACTPCPTDPHTFIYLFFIVAFEFPQINYKKYSGKPYTYTYGLGLNHFVPDRLCKLNVKTKETWVWQEPDSYPSEPIFVSHPDALEEDDGVVLSIVVSPGTGPKPAYLLILSAKDMSEVARAEVEVNIPVTFHGCFKRA; via the exons atggcggggccggggccggggccggggccggggccggggccggggccggggccggggccggggccggggccggggccggggccgtaCCGCGCCACCCGCCTG TGGAACGAGATCACCAAGTACTTCCGAGCGGGAATGCCCCTGAGGAAACACAGGCAGCACTTCAGGAAGCACGGGAGCTGTTTCACTGCCTCGGAAGCTGTGGATTGGCTCCATGAGGTCCTCAGAAATAACAGCAACTTCGGTCCCGAGGTGACCAGGCAGCAAACGGTGCAGTTACTGAGGAAATTTCTCAAGAACCACGTCATTGAGGATATAAAAGGGAGGTGGGGAGCTGAAAACCTGGAAGACAATGGTGCCTTGTACAG ATTTCCTTCAACATCTCCAGTTAAACCTCTACCAAGCCCACCAAGAGAGAACTTGGAAAACTTCCCTACGgacaaagaaaaactttttaaacTGCCCCATTTATCCAAGAGGACTTTGAAAAAACACGAGTTACTGCAGTCCCTG GAAAAcctagaaaaaacaaaacctgatgTGATAAAAGAGAACAAGGAAGACACActacaaaggaaagaaataagcCAGCAATATGTGCAAGAAACTTGGAGAAATATCATTCTGATACA TTTGCAgaccatcctgggcctcccgTCGCTGGAGGAGGttctgcagccagcacaggtgGTCCCTGAGCACGTCATGTACAACATGAGCAACACCAGCAAACACGGGGTGGTGATTCTGCAGAACAAGTCAG AAGACCTCCCTCACTGGGTGCTGTCAGCTATGAAGTGCCTCGCATACT GGCCCAGAAACAATGACATGAGCCAAGCAACTTACAGTGGGTTTGAACGGGACGTGTTCAGAACAGTTGCTGATTATTTTCTCAGTCTCCCTGAGCCATTACTTACTTTTGAATACTATGAactttttgttaatattttag TTATGTGTGGCTACATCACAATTCCAGATCTGTGCAGTGGAAAACGTTCTGTCCAAGATGAGAAATGTGACCCACAGCCTTCAAAAACTCTTCACTTGAACTCTTTCAAGTCAACTGAGTGTCTTCTCCTAAGTCTGATCCACAAAGAGCctgacaagaaaaagaaagatgaagctTCCAGGAGGTTTTCTTCAGAAGAGCTGACTGTCCAAAACCAACATACAAAGAAAGGGCAGCAATATAAACTGAGACATCAGCAAG ATCTCCTGCAGCCTCACTTGGAAAGGATTGCTGTGGAAGCTCTGCAGAtctgctgtttgctgctccCACCCCCAAACCGTAGGAGGCTCCAGCTCCTGATGCGGATGATCACCCGGATCAGTGGGAATGTTGACATGCCACGGCTGCACAATGCCATGGGCAACAGGTCCTTG CTGATCCAGACGTTTTCCCGCTGTGTGCTGCGCTGTGCAGAGGAAGTGGACCTGGATGAGCTGCTTTCTACACGACTGGTTTCATTTCTGATGGACCATCAGCAGGAAATATTCCAGGTCCCAACTCACCTGCAGGTCGCTGTGCGAGACCACCTTGAATACGCGAGGGTGGCTCAG tgcAAATGTCCCAAGGAAGAAATTTGTGCCATATTGCCAACGTATTCCTACTGCAAACAAATCACTCCTCAGGAGTTCGAGGAACAAAAGGTTTCTACCTCTCAAGCTGCAGTGACAGAGCTCTTGGAGAACATTATCAAGGATAAAAACTTGTCTGtgaaggacaaaaagaaaaagttaaagcAG TTCCAGAGGGAATACCCCCAGATCTACCAGAACAGGTTTCCAACGACAGAGAGCGAAGCGATGCTGCTGGAGAACAAACCCACCATCAAGCAGCCCATGCTCAGCCTGAGGAAGCCCAGGTTTCGGAGCCTGAG AGtggagcatccagccggggGCTACAAGAAGCTCTTTGAGACGGTGGAGGAACTGTCCTCTCCAGTGACCACCCACGTCACAG GCAGGATTCCCACCTGGCTGCGAGGAAGCCTCCTGAGGTGTGGTCCTGGCTTGTTCGAGGTGGGCTCGGAGCCCTATTACCACCTCTTTGATGGCCAGGCATTGCTCCACAAGTTTGACTTCAAGGAGGGGCACGTCACCTACCACAGAAG GTTTATCAGGACTGACTGTTATGTGCGAGCAATGACAGAGAAAAGGATTGTCATAACGGAGTTTGGCACCTACGCGTACCCAGACCCCTGCAAGAACATCTTCTCCAG GTTCTTCTCCTACTTCAAAGGTGTGGAGGTCACGGACAATGCCCTGGTTAATGTCTACCCTGTGGGTGAGGATTACTATGCCTGCACTGAGACCAACTTCATAACCAGGATTAACCCAGACACCTTAGAGACAATTAAGCAG GTGGATCTCTGTAAATATGTGTCCATTAACGGGGTAACGGCTCATCCCCACATTGAGAATGATGGGACTGTTTACAACATTGGGAATTGCTTTGGAAAAAACTTTGCCCTGGCCTACAACATCATCCGGATTCCTCCACTGCAGGCAG ATAAGGAGGACCCGATCAACAAGTCACAGGTGGTGGTGCAGTTCCCTTGCAGTGACAGGTTTAAGCCGTCCTATGTCCACAG CTTTGGGCTGACCCCAAACTACATCGTGTTTGTGGAAACACCAGTGAAAATCAACCTCCTCAAGTTCCTctcctcctggagcctctggggAGCCAACTACATGGACTGCTTTGAGTCCAACGAAACCATGGGG GTGTGGATCCACGTGGCTGAGAAGAAGAAGGGCCGGCTCCTCAACCTCAAGTACCGCACCTCGGCCTTCAACCTCTTCCACCACATCAACACCTACGAGGACAACGGGTTCCTGATCGTCGACCTTTGCACATGGAAGGG GTTTGAGTTTATTTACAATTACTTGTACTTGGTCAACCTCCGGGCAAACTGGGACGAGGTGAAGCGCCACGCAGAGAAGGCCCCGCAGCCCGAGGCCCGCAGATATGTCCTGCCCCTCAACATTGACAAG GCTGACACAGGGAAGAATCTGGTCACCCTGCCCTACACGACAGCCACAGCGACGCTGCACAGCGACGAGACAATCTGGCTGGAGCCTGAAGTGATTTTCTCGGGGCCACGTCACGGTACAAATGAGACCCCAAATCCCAACAGCACAAGTACTGCCTGCACTCCCTGTCCCACTGATCCTCAcacttttatatatttattttttattgtagcCTTTGAGTTCCCACAGATCAACTACAAGAAATACAGTGGGAAGCCATACACGTACACGTATGGGCTGGGGCTGAATCACTTTGTCCCAGACAGG CTTTGCAAGCTGAATGTTAAGACCAAGGAGACCTGGGTGTGGCAGGAGCCAGATTCGTACCCGTCGGAGCCCATCTTTGTTTCACATCCGGATGCTCTGGAGGAAGATGATG GGGTTGTGCTGAGCATCGTGGTCAGCCCAGGCACGGGGCCCAAGCCCGCCTACCTGCTCATCCTCAGTGCCAAGGACATGAGCGAGGTGGCCCGGGCCGAGGTGGAGGTGAACATCCCTGTGACCTTCCATGGGTGCTTCAAGAGAGCATGA
- the LOC135418978 gene encoding DEP domain-containing protein 1A isoform X1 produces the protein MAGPGPGPGPGPGPGPGPGPGPGPGPGPYRATRLWNEITKYFRAGMPLRKHRQHFRKHGSCFTASEAVDWLHEVLRNNSNFGPEVTRQQTVQLLRKFLKNHVIEDIKGRWGAENLEDNGALYRFPSTSPVKPLPSPPRENLENFPTDKEKLFKLPHLSKRTLKKHELLQSLENLEKTKPDVIKENKEDTLQRKEISQQYVQETWRNIILIHLQTILGLPSLEEVLQPAQVVPEHVMYNMSNTSKHGVVILQNKSEDLPHWVLSAMKCLAYWPRNNDMSQATYSGFERDVFRTVADYFLSLPEPLLTFEYYELFVNILVMCGYITIPDLCSGKRSVQDEKCDPQPSKTLHLNSFKSTECLLLSLIHKEPDKKKKDEASRRFSSEELTVQNQHTKKGQQYKLRHQQGSAGNLIGGSCQNLSGFRNKQAPPGAFRTRCYSLERIGAPPSSVCSKGGCDSLREGGVSTITRNGDQSLLCEHKAKSVLEVGCDNICQTQTQGIKRVSASALQDELLDDTHGSKQMRHSLSSLGRRNCRSCTVINRPVAEIIVMPRAQLWGQGKPDPPGVAASVDIRTEDSEITIKKRLCRSSTELSESSFTPSPCVLTGTQNLLQPHLERIAVEALQICCLLLPPPNRRRLQLLMRMITRISGNVDMPRLHNAMGNRSLLIQTFSRCVLRCAEEVDLDELLSTRLVSFLMDHQQEIFQVPTHLQVAVRDHLEYARVAQCKCPKEEICAILPTYSYCKQITPQEFEEQKVSTSQAAVTELLENIIKDKNLSVKDKKKKLKQFQREYPQIYQNRFPTTESEAMLLENKPTIKQPMLSLRKPRFRSLRVEHPAGGYKKLFETVEELSSPVTTHVTGRIPTWLRGSLLRCGPGLFEVGSEPYYHLFDGQALLHKFDFKEGHVTYHRRFIRTDCYVRAMTEKRIVITEFGTYAYPDPCKNIFSRFFSYFKGVEVTDNALVNVYPVGEDYYACTETNFITRINPDTLETIKQVDLCKYVSINGVTAHPHIENDGTVYNIGNCFGKNFALAYNIIRIPPLQADKEDPINKSQVVVQFPCSDRFKPSYVHSFGLTPNYIVFVETPVKINLLKFLSSWSLWGANYMDCFESNETMGVWIHVAEKKKGRLLNLKYRTSAFNLFHHINTYEDNGFLIVDLCTWKGFEFIYNYLYLVNLRANWDEVKRHAEKAPQPEARRYVLPLNIDKADTGKNLVTLPYTTATATLHSDETIWLEPEVIFSGPRHGTNETPNPNSTSTACTPCPTDPHTFIYLFFIVAFEFPQINYKKYSGKPYTYTYGLGLNHFVPDRLCKLNVKTKETWVWQEPDSYPSEPIFVSHPDALEEDDGVVLSIVVSPGTGPKPAYLLILSAKDMSEVARAEVEVNIPVTFHGCFKRA, from the exons atggcggggccggggccggggccggggccggggccggggccggggccggggccggggccggggccggggccggggccggggccgtaCCGCGCCACCCGCCTG TGGAACGAGATCACCAAGTACTTCCGAGCGGGAATGCCCCTGAGGAAACACAGGCAGCACTTCAGGAAGCACGGGAGCTGTTTCACTGCCTCGGAAGCTGTGGATTGGCTCCATGAGGTCCTCAGAAATAACAGCAACTTCGGTCCCGAGGTGACCAGGCAGCAAACGGTGCAGTTACTGAGGAAATTTCTCAAGAACCACGTCATTGAGGATATAAAAGGGAGGTGGGGAGCTGAAAACCTGGAAGACAATGGTGCCTTGTACAG ATTTCCTTCAACATCTCCAGTTAAACCTCTACCAAGCCCACCAAGAGAGAACTTGGAAAACTTCCCTACGgacaaagaaaaactttttaaacTGCCCCATTTATCCAAGAGGACTTTGAAAAAACACGAGTTACTGCAGTCCCTG GAAAAcctagaaaaaacaaaacctgatgTGATAAAAGAGAACAAGGAAGACACActacaaaggaaagaaataagcCAGCAATATGTGCAAGAAACTTGGAGAAATATCATTCTGATACA TTTGCAgaccatcctgggcctcccgTCGCTGGAGGAGGttctgcagccagcacaggtgGTCCCTGAGCACGTCATGTACAACATGAGCAACACCAGCAAACACGGGGTGGTGATTCTGCAGAACAAGTCAG AAGACCTCCCTCACTGGGTGCTGTCAGCTATGAAGTGCCTCGCATACT GGCCCAGAAACAATGACATGAGCCAAGCAACTTACAGTGGGTTTGAACGGGACGTGTTCAGAACAGTTGCTGATTATTTTCTCAGTCTCCCTGAGCCATTACTTACTTTTGAATACTATGAactttttgttaatattttag TTATGTGTGGCTACATCACAATTCCAGATCTGTGCAGTGGAAAACGTTCTGTCCAAGATGAGAAATGTGACCCACAGCCTTCAAAAACTCTTCACTTGAACTCTTTCAAGTCAACTGAGTGTCTTCTCCTAAGTCTGATCCACAAAGAGCctgacaagaaaaagaaagatgaagctTCCAGGAGGTTTTCTTCAGAAGAGCTGACTGTCCAAAACCAACATACAAAGAAAGGGCAGCAATATAAACTGAGACATCAGCAAGGTAGTGCTGGTAATCTGATAGGAGGAAGCTGTCAGAATCTTTCAGGTTTCAGGAACAAACAAGCTCCACCTGGAGCATTTAGGACAAGATGTTACTCCTTGGAAAGAATCGGAGCTCCTCCTTCAAGTGTATGTAGTAAAGGAGGATGTGATTCCCTCAGGGAAGGTGGTGTGAGCACTATCACAAGAAATGGAGACCAGTCACTGCTGTGTGAGCACAAAGCTAAATCTGTGTTGGAGGTGGGCTGTGATAACATCTGTCAAACACAAACCCAGGGCATCAAGAGAGTGTctgcctcagctctgcaggacGAGCTGTTGGATGACACTCACGGGTCGAAGCAGATGCGCCACTCTCTGAGTTCACTGGGCAGGAGGAACTGCAGAAGCTGCACAGTCATTAACAGACCAGTTGCTGAAATCATAGTAATGCCaagggctcagctctgggggCAAGGAAAACCAGATCCCCCTGGGGTGGCTGCTTCAGTGGACATCAGGACTGAGGATTCCGAAATCACCATCAAAAAGAGActctgcagaagcagcacagaactCTCAGAAAGCTCTTTCACCCCCTCCCCTTGTGTGTTGACTGGCACGCAAA ATCTCCTGCAGCCTCACTTGGAAAGGATTGCTGTGGAAGCTCTGCAGAtctgctgtttgctgctccCACCCCCAAACCGTAGGAGGCTCCAGCTCCTGATGCGGATGATCACCCGGATCAGTGGGAATGTTGACATGCCACGGCTGCACAATGCCATGGGCAACAGGTCCTTG CTGATCCAGACGTTTTCCCGCTGTGTGCTGCGCTGTGCAGAGGAAGTGGACCTGGATGAGCTGCTTTCTACACGACTGGTTTCATTTCTGATGGACCATCAGCAGGAAATATTCCAGGTCCCAACTCACCTGCAGGTCGCTGTGCGAGACCACCTTGAATACGCGAGGGTGGCTCAG tgcAAATGTCCCAAGGAAGAAATTTGTGCCATATTGCCAACGTATTCCTACTGCAAACAAATCACTCCTCAGGAGTTCGAGGAACAAAAGGTTTCTACCTCTCAAGCTGCAGTGACAGAGCTCTTGGAGAACATTATCAAGGATAAAAACTTGTCTGtgaaggacaaaaagaaaaagttaaagcAG TTCCAGAGGGAATACCCCCAGATCTACCAGAACAGGTTTCCAACGACAGAGAGCGAAGCGATGCTGCTGGAGAACAAACCCACCATCAAGCAGCCCATGCTCAGCCTGAGGAAGCCCAGGTTTCGGAGCCTGAG AGtggagcatccagccggggGCTACAAGAAGCTCTTTGAGACGGTGGAGGAACTGTCCTCTCCAGTGACCACCCACGTCACAG GCAGGATTCCCACCTGGCTGCGAGGAAGCCTCCTGAGGTGTGGTCCTGGCTTGTTCGAGGTGGGCTCGGAGCCCTATTACCACCTCTTTGATGGCCAGGCATTGCTCCACAAGTTTGACTTCAAGGAGGGGCACGTCACCTACCACAGAAG GTTTATCAGGACTGACTGTTATGTGCGAGCAATGACAGAGAAAAGGATTGTCATAACGGAGTTTGGCACCTACGCGTACCCAGACCCCTGCAAGAACATCTTCTCCAG GTTCTTCTCCTACTTCAAAGGTGTGGAGGTCACGGACAATGCCCTGGTTAATGTCTACCCTGTGGGTGAGGATTACTATGCCTGCACTGAGACCAACTTCATAACCAGGATTAACCCAGACACCTTAGAGACAATTAAGCAG GTGGATCTCTGTAAATATGTGTCCATTAACGGGGTAACGGCTCATCCCCACATTGAGAATGATGGGACTGTTTACAACATTGGGAATTGCTTTGGAAAAAACTTTGCCCTGGCCTACAACATCATCCGGATTCCTCCACTGCAGGCAG ATAAGGAGGACCCGATCAACAAGTCACAGGTGGTGGTGCAGTTCCCTTGCAGTGACAGGTTTAAGCCGTCCTATGTCCACAG CTTTGGGCTGACCCCAAACTACATCGTGTTTGTGGAAACACCAGTGAAAATCAACCTCCTCAAGTTCCTctcctcctggagcctctggggAGCCAACTACATGGACTGCTTTGAGTCCAACGAAACCATGGGG GTGTGGATCCACGTGGCTGAGAAGAAGAAGGGCCGGCTCCTCAACCTCAAGTACCGCACCTCGGCCTTCAACCTCTTCCACCACATCAACACCTACGAGGACAACGGGTTCCTGATCGTCGACCTTTGCACATGGAAGGG GTTTGAGTTTATTTACAATTACTTGTACTTGGTCAACCTCCGGGCAAACTGGGACGAGGTGAAGCGCCACGCAGAGAAGGCCCCGCAGCCCGAGGCCCGCAGATATGTCCTGCCCCTCAACATTGACAAG GCTGACACAGGGAAGAATCTGGTCACCCTGCCCTACACGACAGCCACAGCGACGCTGCACAGCGACGAGACAATCTGGCTGGAGCCTGAAGTGATTTTCTCGGGGCCACGTCACGGTACAAATGAGACCCCAAATCCCAACAGCACAAGTACTGCCTGCACTCCCTGTCCCACTGATCCTCAcacttttatatatttattttttattgtagcCTTTGAGTTCCCACAGATCAACTACAAGAAATACAGTGGGAAGCCATACACGTACACGTATGGGCTGGGGCTGAATCACTTTGTCCCAGACAGG CTTTGCAAGCTGAATGTTAAGACCAAGGAGACCTGGGTGTGGCAGGAGCCAGATTCGTACCCGTCGGAGCCCATCTTTGTTTCACATCCGGATGCTCTGGAGGAAGATGATG GGGTTGTGCTGAGCATCGTGGTCAGCCCAGGCACGGGGCCCAAGCCCGCCTACCTGCTCATCCTCAGTGCCAAGGACATGAGCGAGGTGGCCCGGGCCGAGGTGGAGGTGAACATCCCTGTGACCTTCCATGGGTGCTTCAAGAGAGCATGA